ACAACATATGTATTGTATACATGAGCACAAACAACATTTGACGAACTGAATCCGTTCTTTGATcatattgtttttgttgttagGTAAATACCATAGAcagtatatataaaaataaatactgaCAGGACAGCATAGCACAGGCAGACTACATGGTGTCTGCTTTTACTGTAGTTTGGCGATGCCTACGTTTAGCTGTTTCTGCTCAATAGGAAACAGCCAGCAAAAAAATCAGCCTGTCATTTAGTACACCGAAACAACCGACTGTCACTTACAGCTAGCGTTAGCTTACTTGACAAAAATATACTCCACGACAGAATAACATAAACAGCGATGCACGTTTAATACTCAGTGACAtgtgtttaaaacataatcaaTAACAGGTCAATACAAAACACACGTGCCACTTGACTTTGAGCAGAACCCTCGGCTAAAACATTTTCTGCAGCTACCTTTAGCACCAAGTTAGCTAGCATACGAGCTAAAGTTAGCATCCAGAGGAACAGTCGACACTCGTAGGCGAAAAACAATCAACTGACATTCACTACAAATACTCGTGAACGCACTTTCATCCCATCTTCGCATCATCCATGTATAAATGACTGATGCTAATGAGAGAACGTACCGTTGTGGGTCCACGGTGTGAAGTTCTGACAGTTTACCGTATGTTAGCTGCTCGGCTCCATAAACACAGCGCGTCACCACCGCCACGCCCTCCGCCCGTCTCTTTTAAACCGGACAGGTCGCCTAACTCTGCGACAACACTTCACATAACTTGATGCTTTTATTTAAACGCCGGCTGTAAAGGCATGTCTTTAAGTGTGCTTGCGTTCCCAAAATAGATGTGGCCTCCAACATGCCGTGAATGCCTCAAGCGCATGACCATGTTAAGGTACAGGAGAACAAGTGGCTTCACTAATCACCGTCAGGACCCCTGGTGCACAGCAAAGACACagatatattaatatattacaCATTCAAGACATTACACCAAATGGATCAGGGGCACACAACATAAATGGAAAAAATCATACTCTATTTTGTTAAAAGTTGTATTGTTACGCAGGAGGACATGAGGAGGAATTTAGTTAAGTATGGCAAGCTTTTATTACATATCTACCTTATCCGCTGTGGGTTGTAGTATAGGTGTAATACACTATTATAGTTAGAGTATCATTtctattttttgttgttgtatggAACCATTGTAATATATAAATTGGGCTGCCTTGAATCCTTTTACTGTATTAATTGCAGGTGTGTCGTTTTGGGAGAATTAATAAGCAACATGGAAGTTTCATTGCATTTTTATTTGTCATGACTTTGGGTCTTTCATATAAGAAATAAACACTTCTTTCACATACGTTTGTATATTTAATATCCAAACTAGTTATTAATCAGAAAGTTGTTTGTCCAAGACCATTACATTTGGAAACAAGTGTTCAAGTTGAAGAATCTTTGGGCAATGCCAGTCATGTTATTTAAGCCACAAACCTTCAGAAAACAGCAGAAATTATGTATGATTGTGAAATAATAACTGCATTTGAATAGATTTGTTTTGCTATGGGAGTATTTGCTATTTTTAGTCCATTAAGTGATACTTTTGTTTTGTCTGCAATATGGAAATGAAATGATTGGACAAAAGCAGCAATGAAGATATTCATTTTACATTATCCAACACAACTATATAAAAAGGGTTTAGAAGCAAACTAAAGATACTTTAAATTCAGAGGGCCTGGGTCTAACATCCTAAAATACTTTAAACTTCCATGCGGATTTATTTTCTATTAAAAAAACAGCAACCTACGTTAATGTGCATTTATATTAATAAATGAGCAAAACACAAAAGAAATGTGACACTGGAAAGCCAAATCaaaataatttattttttggtGACATTTCATACAGTTCTAGGATTGTGTCTCAAACACTTGGTTGATCCATTACTATATTTCTTTTTGCCACCCCAACCCAAATTAACAGAAAAGAATCCAaacatttgggggggggggggaattcctGTAATCCTGGAATTTGCAAGCATGTTAACATCAACCATATGCTTCTAAAATGATTTCACATTACTTATGAGTAAGATTCTTTTTAAAAACAAGTTAGTGCATGTATTTAATTATACTAAATCACTAGCTGCTCATACTCAAAAATAACAGCCCCAGTGATTGGTTACTCATTTTACTGCATTACTAACCCAAAAGTCAATGCATCAAGTATGTTTGCTCAGCTGACATCTCCAACAGTATATAAATGTCATATGCgtgattttattttttgccAATGCGATTTCACACAACTTTGGGGAAACCAGCCTACCAAGATTGGGAGAAAAGCGTTGTGCATCagaattaaaataaatacatttaaaaagcaaTACATACAGTGAGTCAAACTTCAAATTCTAAGTCAATCcttttgtttttcaaaaataaaaaagggagaaaataaaaaacaggaaataaaagaaaagaaacCAGCAAAGTCACCCTAAAAGCACAAACAATATGGTGGATAGGTGCTGTCAAAAGCCTCTCTCTGTTAATTCAGTACTAGAACAATTACATTCTCCCACACACATTTTCTAGTGAAGGGTAATCGAAATATAGCATAGGCAACTACACCTCTACAGCTTCTTCAAAATCCAGTTTCACTGGGCCAAAGGTTTGCCCAAGACTACATTATTTAGCAGACCTGTCAATACAAATCAAAACGTTATCCTAGCACACTATGATCGTAGGCAGCTGGCACATAGCACGTGAAAATGTTCCAATTTTCTTTATAACCACGACATGGCTGCCAGATATCATGTAGCTATCATCCTCAGCTAACAGCACTCCTCAGACTATTTTTGACACTATGCCATTGTTAAGAACAATTCACAGATATAAGCTTAACCTGGATATCCATTGATGATGTAGAAAAGCCAAACCTCACCTTAACCAGGCGAACTGAACAGTCAAATGTTATTAacctattcttttttttttcctccTTGAAAACGTCACCCTACTACCAAAACAAACATGTAAACACAGAACCTGACTGATTATCAACATGACAATGTTCTGAATCCATAACCAAAACAGTTTCAGATTAATAAAGATAAAACATGAAAAACTTTGGACCAGGCTAGCGGGTTAACGGTGGAAAACGGGCCAGTGAGAACCCCAAAGTGGATTTCGGCTTCAAACAAAACCACACATTTGACTGTGGCTTACAGCGACACTTTCTGATATCCGACTGATACAATTTTAGCCAATTATGAACCAGGATCAAAATACCACCATAGAACACATTTCATTAATATACATTAGAAGCCACACTGTCCAGTTTCAGGACAATGATTGTGAGTCTGATGTAAAAATTAAACATCAATTTCTTTACATCAGTGCAGCAGCACACTGTAGCACTTCAATCAAATTGCTTAACAATCAATGCATACACAGACATCAGTCAACCTTTCAGTCATACTTGCAAACCTAAGCACACAGGGAAAAACAAACTGATGTCTCATTGCGTGTTAGTGATATCTTTGTATATGTACATGACATATATGCATGTTCTTTTCTTCTTAGTGCATATTGTTCTTGCAGACATCTATTCTTTAAAATCAAAGAAAAAGGTAGCGAGCCATTTACGAGGCTCAGCATCCCACCTGTCCCTAGCAGGGCGTAAATGAGACTTCCTCCAGACACTTACAATTATTTTAAGCATAATGCTGGAGGTCAAACCAAGATTTTTGTTTCCTTTTCAAATAATTCATCAAAGTTCTTCAGGTGTCATTTTGCCCATTGGTCCTGGATGTCCTGGTCTTAATGTCTTTTAAAAAGCTTTTCTGTGGACAAGTTCCAGGGGGAAGGTGGCTACCATTATGTTGTTGCTTTTATGTTATTCATTgttatatataattatatatatccatgtatatatattcaaacatcttttttcTATTCATGTCGAGTTTTTACTTTGGCGATACTGGAGGGATATTCTGCTCTTTGCCAGTGTGCCTGTAGCCTCCCTGCGGAGAGCTGCGCCGGGCTGGAGGCGGGCGCCTCTGTTCCCGAAACTTGAGGCCCCCGTTGCCTCTGGGGCCGTTGCTGCGGTAGTAGCCTTGAGAGTCACGATCACGTGGAGGTCGGCTCTCCTTGCATTCCCACCCCCCCTCCCTGTCATGGACCTTCTCCTGCTTGTCTCCAGCAACGCTGCCGGAGCCCTGATCCTCAGCTTTGTTCACGCGTAACTCGCGTAGCGGCTGGCCAGACGCTGTGCCTGTGGCAACTGGGGCAGGGGGTGGAGGGTCCTTGGGTGGCCGTTGGCACACCTCGGCATAGCTGAGCTTGCGTGGCTCCTTGAACAAGGCAtggaaaaaaacacaattttagaAAACGTGCAAAGGTGACTGATCAACTTCATTGATTTCCTTCGTCAAACCCTCAGATCTCATAATCTTAACGCTCATCGGGGTAGGAGTGAACATCCTGGACGTTTGGTTGGAAAGGCCAGAGAGAGATAAAGAGAGAAACTGAAGGAAAGTGACAGTAGAGAGAATGGAGAGAACCAAAGCCAGTCCGTCCACTACCTGACTTCCCTCTATGCGAACATGTTTTCATCATCAGGAAGACAGCTAAGCTCTAGAGCAGGCTGACAAACAGAACCACATCCTCACCTTAGTGGCGCTGAGAGGAGGGGGGGCCGCAGCAGGAGCCACAGCAGGAGCCGCAGCAGGAAGAGCCGCTGGTGTGGAGGTGACGGGGGCAGCAGCAACAGGAGCAGCCGCAACTGAAGCAGCAGGGGGCTGAGGCCTGGGGTTAGGCACGGGTTGTGTGGTGGGGGGTGGGATTACGGCAGTTTGAACTGGCGTGCGCAGAGCCACTTTTGGAGCTGGAGGCTCCGCCCGTTCAACCCTCTTCTCCTGACGAGGGATACTGAAGAAAAACAAGACTTTCAGACATTCAAATTGACTTTAACGAAGGTGTTAGATTATTCTGAGCTAAATTGTCTTACCCAGGGACGGGGGGTCCGAGTGGGAGTGCAGCAGGTTTGGCTGCTGGCAGGGCAGGACTGGAGACCGCCACAGCCTCCTCTGTGACTGGTGGTGGGCCCGAAGCTGGACTCACAGTGGCTTCTTTATTGGCTTGTTCTGTCTATAAAAACACAGGAGACATTAAACCTTTGATTAACCTCAACAATGCTCTATGCAGACAAGAGATTTACAACTAGTTAGTGTTTATTTCTTCTTACCTTGTCCCTGTACAACCCGCGTACAACATCCGACATTCGGTTCTCCAGCACTGGCTCTCCCTGTGTGCTGACCACGCAGCCAGGAAGTGGTGGGAAATTGGTAGCGGCCAAGTCAAACTTCGGTTGAGAAACCTTGATCTCCGTTAGCGGTACAGGCTTCTGGGAAGGGAAATTCAGCAAACAAACCGAAAATATCACAAAATGGTTCATATGTTTTAAATACATTCGAGTTTACAGCGACAATAAAAATGGCCATTTACCGCAATCCGGTCATCTTCTCGCCTCCTCCGTGTTCCTCGGTAGGTTGTGCTCCGTCTGAAATGGAAATAAATTATCAGTTAAGTGAACTCACCCTTAAAAAAGGGACACTGAACAAGACTCGAGATACAATGCATAGTGGAATGATCATTTAGCTGAGAAAATCGGTAAAAGTAGATCCGTTTTCCCattttatataatattataGATCTCcacgaaaagaaaaaaaaaacattaaaaaatctCCTTGGAACTGGGATGGATGTTTTTCACTATTTGTGTGTAAACatgattggtttaagttgtggAAACCTTAGAGACGTACTGAACGTGAGAAGATGTGCAGCACATCATAAACTCATTAGGAAGCGCTGAGAACGCCAATGTTAAATCTAAACGAGCCACTAATATCTTGACACACCACTAATAACACTGAGATATTCTTTGTCAAAGGTAAGCAGGGTGATCTCCTCGTGAGTCTTTGACCCTCAGATCTCATAATCTGAACGCTCATCGGGATGTGAGTGAAGCTCCTGACTTTGGaagagaaggaaagagagagacagacaaagagaagagaaacatgaagaggagaaagagagaacCAAAGCCAGTTACTCCACTCCCCAGTTTCCCTCTATGCGCATTTTGATTTCATCATCGGGTCTCACTTGAGAAGAGTTCAGTACGATCATTCTTTGTGAAGCTGCTTTTATTAAAATGGCATTATCAAACTTGTCCTCTCTTTGTGAAAACAAAAAGGACAATTTAAAGTCGATTAATCGATCAGTCTAACCAAACATTTGTCACAACCAATGAACAGCAGCCATTACAGTGAAGTATGCTTACCTTCCACGTCCAGCCATGCCGCTGTCATCACTGGGATCCAAagacgaggaagaggaggaaagaTGTGAGAACgcggagctcaggtcagaggcGGCCTGGACCGGCAGGGTGGCGAGGGGAGCAGGTGGCTGGGGGCTGCGCAGTCCAGTCAGACTCTCCAGGGGGACAGGGGTTACAGACGCTGAGGTCACCTCACCTGTCCTCACCTGGGGCTTCACATGGTTCCTGtagcagaggggagaaggagaagGTGAGCATGGTCAACCTTAAGAGGAAATTGTTTGTAAGGCATACTGTTGACCAGTGTTTCCTTTCCAGTTTGTAACCAGTGTTAAAAACTAAAAAGGGCAGCATGACTGTCCTTAAAGTTACTCTACCAATGTAGTTCAACAATTCATCAATATGTGGGGCCtaatttttattattttctccttatagctttgtgaagcaccttgagatgacgttgtttttaaagtgtgctatataaatcaaatgtattattattataataatatctTGATGCTTTAAAAAGCGGCAAATACAGTTGAGCAGATATTGTGTAAATGGTTTTGCCATGGTAAACCAGTTTGGTCTTTCAAGTGGCACTTGTGATTGGACTTAATGCCATCACAGAGTAAACCGCAGTGTAATCACGGTTATGAGATGAGAATTGGAACAGACAGCAATAAGCCTATATTACTTTTGTATATAATGAAGGCTGAAGCATCTGAATTAGTTGATGGAAACACTGGTGTTCTCAGTTTGCGGCAGGAATAAGAGACAGCATGCTCTGTCCTCAGGGAAAATGTGAAGACATGCATGGACGGAGATTTGGACTACATTTGTGTTAATGATTGGTTGAAGCTGTGGAGACTTTGACGGCAACATATTAAATGTTTGGAAATCTACAACCAACCATAAATTCATAAGGAAGAGCTGACGACGCCCATGTTTAGCAGACAGGCCACTCATGTTTTAACGTACCACTAATAACACTTGTCAAAAGGTAAGCAGCGTGATTCACATGGGCTCATCTTCTCGTGAGTCTTTGGCCCTCAGATCTCATAATCTGAACGCTCATCGGGACCTGAGGGAAGCTCCTGGCtttggaagataaggagagagagagagagagggagagagagagagagaaacatggagaggagaaagagagaacCAAAGCCAGTTACTCCACTCCCGGGTTTCCCTCTATGCGCATATTGATCTCATCATCGGGTCTGACTTGAGAAGAGTCCAATAAGATATTTCTTTGTGaagctgcttttttttttaaatcacaatAACAAACTGGCAAAGTTGCCATCTCTTTGTTAAAGACAAAGCGTACTGATTAAAGCTTGACGGCTGCCTGACCGTGACCCAACCCGTGGGCATCTCTTTGCTAAAGCATATAACAAAGTAATACAATCACTGATGAAGAAAGCAGcagtaaaaacaaacaaaacaaaaacaatgaacaaataATAATGGGTATTAGTTGTGATGGATATCAACCGTgttgatacaaaaaaaaacgaAGTTTTGGAGCCAAGGCGGCCATAACTGAAAAAGCACGTTGCTCAGAATCAGATGGATGCTTCTGCCAGTCAGTAGACAAACCTACATTTATCAGATGAAGTGGCAAATCTAGGTTGTTCATTACCTGGCAACAAACATTAACATATACAAAGGGTAATGGCCATAAAGTCTGACCGGCAAAAGCCCTGTTATGGATCTTTGGCAGTATGGCAAGAAAT
This Pseudochaenichthys georgianus chromosome 7, fPseGeo1.2, whole genome shotgun sequence DNA region includes the following protein-coding sequences:
- the larp4aa gene encoding la ribonucleoprotein 4Aa isoform X3, producing the protein MSSDQSGEPPLLQEDPGPETGGKDEAPLGSDGGSGGMVTSKGAGLNPNAKVWQEMPVAPSEAVTNSPHWPPADISEGYSEPSSAGCKPFTVGFTALDDSSSSATAEIAVNGMDPPELGFPPAESTTGTPADSKTEEPPQISSENLRESLKKELEFYFSRENLSKDLYLMSQMDSDQFVPIWTIASMEGIKVLTTDMDLILDVLRSSPMVQVDEKGEKVRPNHKRCIIILREVPETTPVEEVEALFKNDNCPKVISVEFAHNNNWYITFQSDTDAQQAYKYLREEVKTFQGKPIMARIKAINTFFAKNGYRSVDSSLYAQQSQSQSQYSSPLYMQHVYPQQQYPVYGIVPPTWTPSPTPYFETPLAPFPNSSFVNGFGSAGHYKTGSNSLNITRPFNRNRNHVKPQVRTGEVTSASVTPVPLESLTGLRSPQPPAPLATLPVQAASDLSSAFSHLSSSSSSLDPSDDSGMAGRGRRSTTYRGTRRRREDDRIAKPVPLTEIKVSQPKFDLAATNFPPLPGCVVSTQGEPVLENRMSDVVRGLYRDKTEQANKEATVSPASGPPPVTEEAVAVSSPALPAAKPAALPLGPPVPGIPRQEKRVERAEPPAPKVALRTPVQTAVIPPPTTQPVPNPRPQPPAASVAAAPVAAAPVTSTPAALPAAAPAVAPAAAPPPLSATKEPRKLSYAEVCQRPPKDPPPPAPVATGTASGQPLRELRVNKAEDQGSGSVAGDKQEKVHDREGGWECKESRPPRDRDSQGYYRSNGPRGNGGLKFREQRRPPPARRSSPQGGYRHTGKEQNIPPVSPK